Proteins from a genomic interval of Spea bombifrons isolate aSpeBom1 chromosome 4, aSpeBom1.2.pri, whole genome shotgun sequence:
- the LOC128492144 gene encoding cadherin-related family member 5-like, producing MPPSSEILLLALSLSVQVASGDQCTGGSNIFTEILENSPNGTFVANLSVFGDPVTTTVKLCLSGTDADWFYLDGKNIWLNVSSGKTLDREALESSVLLVTLTCSEEGFPTVQYRIIVQVLNENDNKPHFLEESVTAQNISELAEVDSIVFTAHAVDQDGDTLMYVIDRTMGDFKYFHMDMPNNGKVLLSRPLDYESKQDLEIVIHAVEMTTRERQRTSVRVRVFVMDGDDQYPQFLPCHYMSHDGLNLCVSPTYVVNITEMEKQIGPLMFSPGPIFAEDGDKGIMAPISYSFLSGPDYDKFSIDNVTGVVSLVHPIERKLNSSIIRLKVMASQVGDPRKYSIAEVEVRVLAVNKHAPQFGSNQYQAFVQEGHSPAALVSTYNGQVLSLLPRDGDFPNETNPDIYLKLKVMANDSQLFQLTQSGLLIAKANRLQATETYSLQVIARDRESGETANCTVIVRVLAHGQAAPRDPKEPRTMFNLPDLPIVAAGLCALGLLLGVLLFLFIRIVKNRRQQQQQMSQTSLVTEKDTSVSLKWFQTVNPTKPSPQTEEHGYQNAAYIETPGEESLCKEKRQGHPVGSQSIDARKMDGQPGKVQKRAPAVAVISPGNQCAGASPCASRGKVAEPSNATQSIHQETESSAELHSQKLGVTQAMVTKQGLQSHPIKAVPVENSCLPDTGDQNPYSDNEEAEIQESVGLWPDPPVLSRLPIVVEVNEEVVEHDGEMNSQHPSLGSEIITAGSLMQLLDDSIEC from the exons ATGCCGCCATCCTCTGAAATTCTACTGTTGGCTCTAAGTTTATCTGTTCAGGTGGCCTCAG GGGATCAGTGCACTGGAGGCAGCAACATCTTCACAGAGATTCTCGAAAACAGCCCTAATGGGACATTTGTGGCTAACCTGTCAGTATTTGGGGATCCAGTGACTACTACAGTAAAACTTTGTTTAAGTGGTACAGATGCAGATTGGTTTTACCTGGATGGGAAAAATATCTGGCTTAATGTGTCTTCTGGAAAAACATTGGACAGAGAG GCTTTGGAATCTTCTGTTCTCTTGGTAACTTTGACCTGCTCTGAAGAAGGTTTTCCAACG GTTCAGTATCGAATTATTGTCCAGGTCTTGAATGAAAATGACAACAAGCCACATTTTTTGGAAGAATCAGTGACTGCTCAGAACATCAGTGAA CTGGCAGAAGTGGATTCCATAGTATTCACAGCTCATGCTGTGGATCAAGATGGAGATACCCTAATGTATGTAATAGACAGAACAATG GgggattttaaatatttccatatGGATATGCCAAATAATGGAAAGGTTCTGCTGTCTCGACCACTGGATTACGAAAGCAAGCAGGATCTGGAGATTGTCATTCATGCTGTG GAAATGACTACCAGAGAGCGACAGCGCACCTCAGTAAGAGTGCGTGTGTTTGTAATGGATGGAGATGACCAGTACCCGCAGTTCCTCCCGTGTCACTATATGTCACATGATGGGCTCAATCTCTGTGTCAGCCCTACTTATGTGGTGAATATAACAGAAATGGAGAAGCAG ATAGGGCCTCTAATGTTCTCTCCAGGACCCATCTTTGCTGAGGATGGTGACAAAGGAATAATGGCTCCAATCTCATACTCATTCCTGTCAG GTCCTGACTATGACAAGTTTTCAATCGACAACGTTACAGGAGTGGTCTCTCTGGTACACCCAATAGAAAGGAAACTCAATTCTTCCATCATCAGACTGAAGGTTATG GCCTCTCAAGTTGGTGACCCCAGGAAATATTCTATAGCTGAGGTGGAAGTACGAGTTCTAGCTGTCAACAAGCATGCCCCACAGTTTGGTTCTAATCAATACCAAGCCTTTGTGCAGGAGGGTCACAGTCCAGCAGCCCTTGTCAGCACTTACAATGGTCAAGTACTCTCATTGCTACCACGTGATGGAGACTTCCCAAAT GAAACCAATCCTGATATCTATCTTAAACTGAAAGTCATGGCCAATGACAGCCAGCTTTTTCAGTTGACACAGAGTGGACTGCTCATAGCCAAAGCCAACCGACTGCAAGCAACTGAAACCTATTCCCTTCAG GTTATTGCAAGAGACAGGGAATCTGGGGAAACTGCAAACTGCACAGTGATTGTAAGAGTCTTGGCTCACGGTCAGGCAG CACCACGAGACCCAAAAGAGCCAAGGACCATGTTCAATCTCCCTGATCTCCCAATAGTGGCAGCTGGACTCTGTGCTCTGGGACTATTGCTTGGAGTCCTACTTTTCCTCTTCATTCGCATTGTGAAAAATCGTCgacaacagcagcaacagatgAGCCAGACATCACTGGTGACTGAGAAAGACACTAGTGTG AGCTTGAAATGGTTCCAGACG GTCAATCCCACCAAACCTTCACCGCAGACAGAAGAACATGGCTACCAAAATGCAGCATATATTGAAACTCCTGGAGAAGAGAGCTTGtgcaaagaaaaaagacaggGCCATCCAGTGGGCAGTCAAAGCATAGACGCCAGAAAGATGGATGGGCAACCAGGAAAAGTGCAGAAGAGGGCACCAGCTGTAGCAGTAATTTCTCCTGGGAACCAGTGTGCAGGAGCCTCTCCGTGTGCAAGCAGGGGGAAAGTGG ccgAGCCTTCAAACGCCACTCAAAGTATTCATCAAGAGACAGAATCATCTGCCGAGCTGCATTCACAAAAACTGGGGGTCACCCAGGCCATGGTAACAAAGCAAGGACTACAGAGCCATCCAATAAAGGCTGTACCAGTGGAAAATAGCTGCCTCCCAGATACAGGTGACCAGAACCCTTACTCAGACAATGAGGAAGCAGAAATACAGGAAAGTGTTGGTCTATGGCCAGATCCGCCTGTTCTGTCCAGGTTGCCCATTGTAGTGGAAGTCAATGAGGAGGTGGTGGAACATGATGGTGAGATGAATAGCCAACATCCATCATTAGGCAGCGAGATTATCACAGCAGGCTCGCTCATGCAGCTACTCGACGACTCAATTGAATGCTGA